One stretch of Desulfovibrio sp. TomC DNA includes these proteins:
- a CDS encoding L,D-transpeptidase family protein: protein MFDVRMLAALIAVATLLLPACRTGQTTASAMARPMAQQTPAVGPSPLAGSSQLVLVVAEGFNDNQARLRRFERKGAGAWRPIGDDVAVTLGKNGLAWGRGLLSAVPADGPTKVEGDGRSPAGVFTFSTAFAYNPADTWQPTKMPMHRVTDQTVCVETINSKWYNRIVDENTVPDVDWTSPDRMLRPDGLYRYGLMVDHNAPDTRPGSGSCIFFHLWRRPGAPTVGCTAMNEPAMQAVLAWMDASKKPLLVQLPRAELERLALVWGTPELVAERAVKGD from the coding sequence ATGTTCGATGTCCGTATGCTTGCTGCACTTATTGCCGTTGCCACCCTGTTGTTGCCCGCTTGCCGGACCGGACAGACCACCGCCTCCGCGATGGCCCGACCCATGGCGCAACAGACGCCGGCTGTTGGTCCCTCGCCTCTGGCCGGTTCCAGCCAACTCGTCCTGGTGGTGGCCGAGGGATTTAACGACAACCAGGCCAGGTTGCGCCGTTTCGAGCGTAAGGGGGCCGGTGCGTGGCGGCCGATTGGCGACGACGTGGCCGTGACCCTGGGCAAAAACGGTCTGGCCTGGGGGCGGGGGCTGCTCAGTGCGGTTCCGGCGGATGGTCCGACCAAGGTGGAGGGCGATGGCCGGTCGCCGGCCGGGGTGTTCACCTTCAGCACGGCTTTTGCCTACAACCCGGCGGACACGTGGCAGCCGACCAAGATGCCCATGCACCGGGTCACGGACCAGACGGTGTGCGTGGAGACCATCAATTCCAAATGGTATAACCGCATCGTGGACGAGAACACGGTGCCGGATGTGGATTGGACCTCGCCTGACCGGATGTTGCGGCCTGACGGGCTGTACCGGTATGGCCTCATGGTCGACCACAATGCCCCGGATACCCGTCCTGGATCAGGATCGTGCATCTTTTTCCATTTGTGGCGTCGGCCCGGGGCGCCTACCGTTGGCTGTACGGCCATGAACGAACCGGCCATGCAGGCTGTGCTGGCCTGGATGGACGCTTCCAAGAAACCGCTCCTGGTGCAGTTGCCGCGCGCCGAGCTGGAGCGGCTGGCCCTGGTCTGGGGCACGCCGGAGCTGGTGGCCGAAAGGGCGGTCAAGGGCGATTAG
- a CDS encoding tetratricopeptide repeat protein has protein sequence MSAELTKARSQINKVGTFLKQGKPLPAVSALYEAVGAVMRTPLIRSEKEEFAKIILDAVLHLNGDRNLRKIYPLILDYKPGSEKELTEQLLNVLTELQASAVEEAKDMMADMEQRIEKGLAEGKLLIEEKRFDEAKILLEKLAREYPRDADLRARIAELFIGGELFEEAFTYLDEAIELSPDQIHHYNRIAIVLRKLRKYDLAEKYFMRAAEFAKSDPNLYFNLGRLYVDWERWDKAEKASRLALRLSPEFVEARKLLNYSLKKQGKDPEAA, from the coding sequence ATGTCCGCTGAACTGACCAAAGCCCGGTCGCAGATCAACAAGGTCGGGACGTTCCTGAAGCAGGGTAAACCCCTGCCGGCCGTCTCGGCCTTGTATGAAGCCGTTGGCGCGGTCATGCGCACCCCGCTGATCCGTTCTGAAAAAGAAGAGTTCGCCAAGATCATCCTGGATGCGGTGCTGCACTTAAACGGCGACCGCAACCTGCGAAAAATCTATCCGCTCATCCTCGACTACAAACCCGGCAGCGAAAAAGAACTGACCGAACAGCTGCTCAATGTCTTGACCGAACTCCAGGCCTCGGCCGTGGAAGAGGCCAAAGACATGATGGCCGACATGGAGCAACGCATCGAGAAAGGGCTGGCCGAAGGCAAGCTCCTTATCGAGGAAAAGCGCTTCGACGAAGCCAAGATCCTGCTTGAAAAGCTGGCCCGGGAATATCCCCGCGACGCCGATCTGCGTGCCCGCATCGCCGAGCTTTTTATTGGCGGCGAACTGTTTGAAGAGGCCTTCACCTATCTTGACGAGGCCATTGAACTCTCCCCGGACCAGATCCATCACTACAACCGCATCGCCATTGTCTTGCGCAAACTGCGCAAATACGACCTCGCCGAGAAGTATTTCATGCGGGCTGCGGAATTTGCCAAGTCCGACCCCAATCTCTATTTCAACCTGGGTCGGCTCTACGTGGACTGGGAGCGCTGGGACAAGGCCGAAAAGGCCTCGCGGTTGGCCCTTCGCCTGTCCCCGGAATTTGTCGAAGCCCGCAAGCTCCTCAACTACTCCCTCAAAAAGCAGGGGAAAGACCCCGAAGCGGCCTGA
- the carA gene encoding glutamine-hydrolyzing carbamoyl-phosphate synthase small subunit: MKAILALEDGTLFHGHTFTGEGRAGGEVIFNTGMTGYQEVLTDPSYTGQMVCMTYPHVGNYGINPDDVESAHIRVAGFIVKECCKEPSNWRSTMTLPDYLTSQGITGIEGIDTRALTRHLRLHGAMRGYISTDVSDPQRIVDAAKGLPSMEGLGLADRVCCDAPFTWTGSAMVPAAIVDGAYAWPGTGPRLVVFDMGIKWNILRLLTAQGFDMLVVPYTTSAEAVRKLNPDAVFLSPGPGDPAALTDLVHTTSLLVDEYPLAGICLGHQLLGLALGGRTFKLKFGHHGLNHPVKDLETGRIEISSQNHGFCVDIESLSDVELTHVNLNDNTLEGFAHKTKPVIAIQYHPEAAPGPHDSRYFFNRFRNLVRRETGK, encoded by the coding sequence ATGAAAGCCATCCTGGCCCTCGAAGACGGCACCTTGTTTCACGGCCACACTTTTACCGGCGAGGGCCGCGCCGGCGGTGAAGTCATCTTCAACACCGGCATGACCGGTTATCAGGAAGTGCTCACCGACCCGTCCTATACCGGACAAATGGTTTGCATGACCTATCCCCATGTCGGCAACTACGGCATCAACCCCGACGACGTGGAATCAGCCCACATCCGCGTGGCCGGGTTCATCGTCAAGGAATGTTGCAAGGAGCCGTCCAACTGGCGCTCCACCATGACCCTGCCCGACTATCTGACCAGCCAGGGCATTACCGGCATCGAAGGCATCGACACCCGGGCGCTCACCCGCCATCTGCGCCTGCACGGGGCCATGCGCGGCTACATCTCGACCGACGTGTCCGATCCCCAACGCATCGTGGACGCGGCCAAGGGTCTGCCGTCCATGGAGGGTCTGGGACTGGCCGACCGGGTGTGCTGCGACGCGCCTTTCACCTGGACGGGTTCGGCCATGGTCCCGGCCGCAATCGTCGACGGGGCTTATGCCTGGCCCGGAACCGGACCGCGGCTGGTGGTTTTCGACATGGGCATCAAGTGGAACATCCTGCGGTTACTCACCGCCCAGGGGTTCGACATGCTGGTCGTGCCCTACACCACTTCGGCCGAGGCCGTGCGCAAGCTCAACCCGGACGCCGTGTTTCTCTCCCCCGGCCCCGGCGACCCGGCCGCCCTGACCGATCTGGTTCATACCACTTCGCTGCTGGTCGATGAATATCCTCTGGCCGGCATCTGCCTGGGCCATCAGCTCCTGGGACTGGCCCTTGGCGGGCGGACCTTCAAACTCAAATTCGGGCACCATGGCCTCAACCATCCGGTCAAGGACCTGGAGACCGGACGGATCGAAATTTCCTCGCAAAACCATGGTTTTTGCGTGGACATCGAAAGCCTGTCCGACGTAGAGTTGACCCATGTCAACTTAAACGACAATACTCTTGAGGGTTTTGCCCACAAGACGAAGCCTGTCATCGCCATTCAGTACCATCCGGAAGCCGCGCCGGGGCCGCATGACAGCCGCTACTTCTTTAACCGTTTCCGCAACCTCGTGCGCCGGGAGACGGGTAAGTAA
- a CDS encoding D-alanine--D-alanine ligase family protein has translation MKVLLVAGGWSSERAVSLSGAAQIEKALTNLGHEVVPHDLSRDFPGFVRTAKTCDFAFLNLHGAPGEDGLPQALLDAAGIPYQGSGPAGSFLALSKAASKQLFAEAGLDTPRWAFLPRDSATDCKPDFPLPWFVKPNLGGSSILMTLVRTADELPAALTRIFDSGDDALIEEGLAGPELTCAVLGDVALPPILIRPKAGDFFDYASKYEPDAAEEICPAPVAPAVTEALGRISLAAHAALGLSGYSRSDFILTENGLKLLEVNTLPGMTPTSLLPRSARTAGLSFPDLIARLIELGLAHRAKRP, from the coding sequence ATGAAAGTACTTTTGGTTGCGGGCGGCTGGTCGAGTGAACGAGCGGTATCGCTGTCCGGCGCCGCACAAATCGAAAAGGCGCTGACAAACCTTGGCCACGAGGTCGTCCCCCATGATCTGTCCCGGGATTTCCCGGGTTTTGTCCGCACGGCCAAGACCTGCGATTTCGCCTTCTTAAATCTCCACGGCGCGCCGGGCGAGGATGGGCTGCCCCAGGCCCTGCTCGACGCCGCCGGCATCCCCTACCAGGGCAGCGGCCCGGCCGGGTCCTTTTTGGCGCTTTCCAAAGCCGCTTCCAAGCAGCTTTTCGCCGAGGCCGGCCTGGACACGCCTCGGTGGGCTTTTTTGCCGCGCGACAGCGCCACGGATTGCAAGCCCGACTTCCCGCTGCCCTGGTTTGTCAAACCCAACCTCGGCGGCTCAAGTATCCTCATGACCCTGGTGCGGACGGCCGACGAACTGCCGGCCGCTCTGACCCGGATTTTCGATTCCGGCGACGACGCACTCATTGAAGAAGGGTTGGCCGGGCCGGAACTGACCTGTGCGGTACTGGGCGACGTCGCCCTGCCCCCTATCCTGATCCGTCCCAAGGCGGGAGATTTTTTCGACTATGCCAGCAAATACGAACCGGACGCGGCCGAGGAGATCTGCCCGGCCCCGGTAGCCCCGGCCGTCACCGAGGCGCTTGGCCGCATCAGCCTGGCCGCCCACGCCGCCCTGGGCCTTTCCGGCTACAGCCGGTCAGACTTCATTTTGACCGAAAATGGTCTCAAACTCCTGGAAGTCAATACGCTTCCGGGTATGACCCCGACCAGCCTCCTGCCCCGTTCGGCCAGGACCGCCGGCCTGTCTTTTCCCGACCTCATTGCCCGACTGATCGAACTTGGCCTTGCGCACCGGGCCAAGAGGCCTTAA
- a CDS encoding HDIG domain-containing metalloprotein: MPKRTQTHLAAPNAAQANDSPALGPIPAEMPRISTIPTDAQCRELWDAYGMLSNIRVHSELVACVATALAEMALQAGLAVNVAEVRAAALLHDLAKTYTISHGGNHCQLGAAWVQEATGNPALAQGVLCHVSWPHPIDLRADFLPLTLIYSDKRVKHNQIVPLESRFDDLLVRYGTTEYIRTRIRESFTQAEAIERALAETVGMDIHESTFGCGRLVE, encoded by the coding sequence ATGCCCAAACGTACCCAGACACACCTTGCCGCGCCGAATGCGGCGCAAGCAAACGACTCGCCGGCCCTCGGCCCCATACCGGCCGAGATGCCCCGCATCTCGACCATCCCGACCGATGCCCAGTGCCGGGAGTTGTGGGACGCCTACGGCATGCTGTCCAATATCCGGGTCCACAGCGAACTGGTGGCCTGCGTGGCCACGGCCCTGGCCGAAATGGCGCTGCAGGCCGGTCTTGCGGTCAACGTGGCCGAAGTTCGCGCCGCGGCCCTGCTCCACGATCTGGCCAAAACCTACACCATCAGCCACGGCGGCAACCACTGCCAGCTTGGCGCGGCCTGGGTCCAGGAAGCGACCGGCAATCCGGCCCTGGCCCAGGGGGTGCTATGCCATGTCTCCTGGCCCCATCCCATCGATTTGCGGGCCGATTTCCTGCCGCTCACGCTTATTTACAGCGACAAGCGGGTCAAGCACAACCAGATCGTGCCTCTGGAGTCCCGGTTCGACGATCTGCTCGTACGCTACGGCACGACGGAATACATCCGGACCCGCATCCGCGAGTCCTTCACCCAGGCCGAGGCCATCGAACGCGCCTTGGCCGAAACAGTGGGCATGGACATCCATGAAAGTACTTTTGGTTGCGGGCGGCTGGTCGAGTGA
- a CDS encoding HypC/HybG/HupF family hydrogenase formation chaperone, which yields MCLAVPMEVTAIHDKIADVEIGGVTRQVRLDLIDAAPALGDFVIVHAGFAIRRLDRDDALETIKLFQEGLGLELI from the coding sequence ATGTGTCTTGCCGTTCCCATGGAAGTTACTGCCATCCATGACAAAATAGCCGATGTCGAGATCGGCGGCGTGACCCGCCAGGTCCGACTTGACCTCATTGATGCGGCCCCGGCCCTGGGCGATTTCGTCATTGTCCACGCCGGCTTCGCCATCCGTCGCCTGGACCGGGACGACGCCCTGGAGACCATCAAGCTCTTTCAGGAAGGGTTGGGCCTTGAACTCATTTGA
- the hypD gene encoding hydrogenase formation protein HypD, whose translation MNSFDAFKDPALCRALLDRLRAEATEPFRFMEVCGTHTVSIFQSGLRSLLPATITHVTGPGCPVCVTHESEVACFLELAGRDDVVIATFGDLMRVPGPKGKSLKTAQADGARIEVVYSPIDALAVAAANPGRTVVFLGVGFETTAPAVAATIRLAREQQLTNFRVLCFHKLVPPALEALLADPDINIDAFILPGHVSAIIGAVPYAFLADRYEMPAVITGFEPLDILAALLEIVAMRQSGQPAVVNAYTRVVADDGNPVARAVMDEVFMPVDALWRGLGLLPGSGLAIRPEFAAFDALGLPGVALRETPPLAGCRCGDVLKGKMAPNECPLFDKACTPATPVGPCMVSTEGGCAAFHKYKLDL comes from the coding sequence TTGAACTCATTTGACGCCTTCAAGGACCCGGCCCTGTGCCGGGCGCTCCTGGATCGGCTGCGAGCCGAGGCCACCGAGCCGTTTCGGTTCATGGAAGTCTGCGGCACCCATACCGTATCCATCTTCCAGTCCGGGCTGCGCAGCCTGCTGCCGGCCACCATCACCCATGTGACCGGCCCGGGCTGTCCGGTCTGCGTTACCCACGAATCGGAAGTGGCCTGTTTCCTGGAACTGGCCGGCCGCGACGATGTCGTCATCGCCACTTTCGGCGATCTCATGCGCGTGCCCGGTCCCAAGGGCAAAAGCCTCAAGACCGCCCAGGCCGACGGGGCGCGCATCGAGGTGGTCTATTCGCCCATAGACGCCCTGGCCGTGGCTGCGGCCAATCCCGGGCGCACCGTGGTTTTCCTGGGCGTCGGCTTTGAGACCACGGCCCCGGCCGTAGCCGCCACCATCCGGCTGGCCCGGGAACAACAGCTGACAAACTTCCGGGTGCTGTGCTTCCACAAGCTGGTGCCGCCCGCCCTGGAGGCCCTGCTGGCCGACCCGGACATCAATATCGACGCCTTCATTTTGCCCGGCCATGTCTCGGCCATCATCGGCGCGGTCCCGTACGCTTTTTTGGCCGACCGCTATGAGATGCCGGCGGTCATCACCGGCTTTGAGCCGCTGGACATCCTCGCCGCACTCCTGGAAATCGTGGCCATGCGCCAAAGCGGCCAACCGGCCGTGGTCAACGCCTACACCCGGGTGGTGGCCGATGACGGCAATCCCGTGGCCCGGGCGGTGATGGACGAAGTCTTTATGCCGGTCGATGCCCTGTGGCGCGGCCTTGGGCTGCTGCCCGGCAGCGGGCTGGCCATTCGCCCGGAATTCGCCGCCTTCGACGCCCTGGGCCTGCCCGGCGTGGCCCTGCGCGAGACCCCACCCCTGGCCGGCTGCCGCTGCGGCGACGTGCTCAAAGGCAAAATGGCCCCCAATGAGTGCCCGCTGTTCGACAAGGCCTGCACCCCGGCCACGCCCGTTGGACCGTGCATGGTCTCCACCGAAGGCGGCTGCGCAGCCTTTCACAAGTACAAGCTTGATTTGTAA